accataaccccaccgccaccatggGCCACTGGATCCACAACATTGATatcagcaaaccgctcacccacaCAACACCACACACGCTGTCTGCCAACTGacctgaacagtgaaaaccagGATTCAgccgtgaagagaacacctctccaacgtgccagacgccatcgaatgtgagcatgCGCCCACTCAAGTCAGTTACAACGACcaactgcagtcaggtcgagaccccgaaGAGGAtgacgagcatgcagatgagcttccctgagatggtttctgacagtttgtgcagaaagTATTTGGgtatgcaaaccgattgttcCAGCAGCTGTgcgggtggctggtctcagacgatcttggaggttaacatgctggatgtggaggtcctgggctaGTGTGGTCACAAGTGGTCTGCGGTTGCGAGGCCGGTTGGAtttactgccaaattgtctgaaacgcctttggagactgcttatggtagagaaatgaagATTCAATTCAcaggcaacagctctggtggacattcctgcagtcagcatgtcAACTGCACACTCCCTCAAAACGTGCAACATCTGTGCCATTGTGCTCTGTGATAAAACTGTATATTTCAGAGTAGCCTTtcattgtggccagcctatgtcacacctgtgcaataacatgctgtctaatcagcatcttgatatgccacacctgtgaggtgggatggattatctcaaaggagaaatgctcacgaAGAGAttcagacagatttgtgaacaatatttgagggaaatggccttttgtgtacgtAGAAAAAGCTTTACATCTTGGAGATCAGCTCACGTAAAATGTGAGCAAAAAcacaagtgttgcatttatatttttgttcagtgacaTTTCATAGAGTTCATGATGAACATCATGAGTTAGTGTCACTCACTGCGTGTTTCTAAGTTTTCTATctctgaataaatacattttatgctgtCAAATttcctttctcagtcttgtttttgttttatggttGTGAGGTGTCATAAAAGTGAACAATATTAGCGCTAGTCACTGTTCTTgatatggttttttttttttttttacaaaaaccttTTCTCCATTTTTTGGGTGagaccaacccatgttctactgctggtTACTAAAAAACAGATGAGATTTTTcagatgaaagaagagagtctactctttctttcaCTAGGTTGGGTGCTTTTACTGTCACagaacaatattctgtgggtcctGAAGGATGAgttaaaatgctctaaaacagctGTCAATATGAGAAAGtctgctttgaaaatgtctGGTAACTAATTAAAATGCTCTGACACTTAAAGGCTGAAGGTACATGCTAATAGATTAACTTTACCAGGTCACACACAGCCTTTTCTAATACAACATAGTGATTTGccatcatcttgtggcatctgtagtCGATAAACTTTTTGGGTGAGCGCcaattactcgcagattttTGCCAAGAGCGGCGGGGCCCGCGTCACTATTCCTCATGAATGCATATATTTTGTCTAACATTCTTGCTTGGTGTtctgtgatatttttttctttatttgtgaTTTGATTTGTGAGATACGTGCCTTGCCCCTAAAAAGGTTGGGTGAAACTGCTAAACAGCCAacgcacccattttacattagaaaaatctctcGGCACgccgacaaacaaaaatgcccccaaaaatatgaagactgaaataataattttgtctcTATTTacgtacatatttatttatccagaGTGATAGAGTTTAACACAAAGCTTATATACTCGCAGGGAACCATGACTTATTCTGCTGTATGAATGGCAGCAAGTTTATTATAACAtctaattaaatgctcttccaatgGAACAGCAACTCCAACTGGCAGTGGCAAGTGATATCACCCAAAGTGCTGGTTGTTGTCAAGTGAGTTAAGCCTCCTGAcaccatacagcacttgttTCTCAAGTTTGGGCTTGCAAGTCCAAGCAAAAACTCGGCGAATTGACAACTCACATCTCGAGCCACCActgtattagatttttttatatttagtgagtACCCAATTCATCTCCCACGCTGGCCTACTCAATGGCGCACAGAGAATGATAGTGGAAATGCCGAATTGTATCTAGCAATGTACGGCCCCTTGTCTTTTGTAAAAAAGCTCACTAAACAATTATTTTCTGCTACAGAAAAGCAAAAtatcatgtaaacaaaaacaataatcataaaTATTGCAGTGAACGAACAAAGCCTCTCTCTGAGGACCAACAAAGTATCTGACATGAAATACACGCACTGAACAATGCTTGCACAAATGCAGCAATAACTAACTCTGTCTGAATGGGATATTTCCGATATCTTCAACACAAATACAGACAAGCTTCGATGATAAACGAAAATAACAGCTTTGTGCTGGGACTGAGTACCGCTTGGGTGCTCAACAAAATTCAGTTCAGCAATGTCCAACCAATGCATGCACTAAACACAGCAATAATAGTGAATTTACAACAATTTCCTCTTCTGAAGAATCCATCTTTTACTCCCCCCACTGGCTGTCCTTCAGAACAGAATAAAAATGGAGAATTTTGGAGAATCATCTAATACAAGGGGGCCTCTAAGTCATATCGAAGTGActgtttctgttgttgtaataTTGAATTCCAGCCTAAGGGGTGACAGAATTTATGGATTAGAGCTTtaggtgaaattggataatttcttaTGGCACCCCTGATGATCGCTCCCGGCACACTAGTGTGCCAAAGGATCTTGGTAGGGAATCACTGACTTAAAAGGACaaaggaggagggaaaaaaaaaaaaaaaaaaaaaaaaaaaaaaaaaaaaaaagagacaaataaCGGTTACAAGAAAGAATATATTCATATTAGCGCTTCAACATGCAACTCTTAAAGCACCATAACTCCATATAATtgatttcaccccccccccctcgccccaCATGAAAGTGAATGGTTCTCTGATGAAAGCTACCAACCATTTCGTGCGGGAGGTGTCCTTATTAGGAGTGGAACATTTTTGAGGGGAGCGGCATTGATGAATCAAAGAAGGCGAACAGTCCAGTGAGGAATCAGTGATTATGACTTCATTTGTATTTCCCATAAACCTGCAACAACATTTGGATTGTTATACAGCAGCATAATCTTAAACAATGTGTCATAAGGCAGAATTTGCCCTTACTTGCTCAGAGAATCGCTGCTCTGTTTTTCCACAGGAGTTTCATTGTTTACTGTAGAATCCTGCGCCACATGGACAGTGATTGATGATAACTCTTCTGATTCAGTGCTCTTTCTGTACACATGTGCCAACCAAAAGAAGACGGACAAAAGGAACTatattgaaaaatgaaaacaaaaacaacacctttAAGAGCATTTGCTCTTACCCATTTGGCAAAGCCTGGTTACATGTTCTTCGAGAGACTTCCATGCTTCCTGCTAAGCTAGAGGATTGTTCCTCACATTGAGGAGATGTCTCATCATCAGCGGAAGATCTagaaggcaaaaatgttgacgtTAGTCTATAACAGTGATAAAATATCGTCACTGCAAGTTAGGGTGTTTTTCCTCTACTACAATAAGTGTTAACAAGCCAAATTAGTAGTCGATTACAATAAGACAACATCTTATGTAGATATTGTGCTCATGCCAACCAAGAGAAGACGAGAAAAAGGACTGAATTGAcgaatgggagaaaaaaaacaacaccaccaCCTTTAAGAGCTTTCGCACTTACCCATTTGGCAAAGCTTCGTTACATGTTTTCAGAGAGACTCGTTTGCTTCCTGCTGAGCTAGAAGATTGTTCTTCACATTGTGGAGATGCCTCATCATCATTAGAGGACGATCTACAAGGCAAAAATCTTCACATTAGCTCCGATATTGGTGTTAAAATATCTTAACTACAAGTTAGggtaggcctgtcacaataattcATCGATTTATCGTTCGAAAAGCaagtcacatactgtaaattacACAAACAAATTTACCTGCTCTTTGTATGTGTGGGTAATTGAGGTCTCATCAGCGGGACAACCTCTGTGTCAGTTTGAGGGATTTGACAGGCTACAGTTTGCGACTCCGCCGGCTCCTGCACTCTCACTGCAGCCTCCTGCTCCTGAGGGGTAGCATACAACAAGCTTGGCTGACTGTCCGGCTGCATCACCATCTTCGCTATGTTGTGATGCTGCCATTTCAACACAGAGGCCCTCGTCTCTTTCCTGGTGGTGTTATGCGGTGAACCAGTCTTGGATTGAGGAGGGGCATCTGTTTGAGTGGGAGGGGTGACCTCAAGAGGCCTGCAAGAGTTTTTTTGGAAACTATCTTCGTTCTCCGAGTTTTTATTTGTGTCCTCTATTTCAGGAGCTGGGATGGCGATAGCCGTTTCATTTTCAACTTC
This sequence is a window from Phycodurus eques isolate BA_2022a chromosome 2, UOR_Pequ_1.1, whole genome shotgun sequence. Protein-coding genes within it:
- the terfa gene encoding telomeric repeat binding factor a isoform X2 encodes the protein MAEEDPIEQRSETESFINRWIVDYYISLALELFQKDQYEDFCEVRDVISSIIVRPVAKNDVMPRKLLVMQLLSRVNEGEKLDMTFEKDNDGISPLESALMQLESLSQEIDVQKEDLKNVCTLVKEMIVKLFIKNKDFIKAKEAICHFPKSMVAKKKIFMDLISKKSNKHKVIEELDFKQLKVEISAFCLKFCSFSVPFLHKAAKQLIDQLNKQNAETTTTDESDECGPSNRPSAQVNIQLRICEHSIITKERLESAYQALEAGLVLPFSHLEEEVENETAIAIPAPEIEDTNKNSENEDSFQKNSCRPLEVTPPTQTDAPPQSKTGSPHNTTRKETRASVLKWQHHNIAKMVMQPDSQPSLLYATPQEQEAAVRVQEPAESQTVACQIPQTDTEVVPLMRPQLPTHTKSRSSSNDDEASPQCEEQSSSSAGSKRVSLKTCNEALPNGSSADDETSPQCEEQSSSLAGSMEVSRRTCNQALPNGKSTESEELSSITVHVAQDSTVNNETPVEKQSSDSLSKFMGNTNEVIITDSSLDCSPSLIHQCRSPQKCSTPNKDTSRTKCVI